From Nevskia ramosa DSM 11499, the proteins below share one genomic window:
- the ispZ gene encoding septation protein IspZ produces MNAVLDLIPAILFFVAYKLYDLFTATAVLIVALLVMVAVTWLRTKKVPKLQLATALVAAVLGGLTLWFRDPKFILFKPTAIYGAFALALLGSHVIGDKVLMQRIPQKNLVLPGALWRKLNLAWALFFMFCAVLNIYVAMNFSEAVWVKVKVFGFTGLMLVFMLAHIPFLSRYMVDPDAPAR; encoded by the coding sequence ATGAATGCTGTGCTCGACCTGATTCCCGCGATCCTGTTCTTCGTGGCTTACAAGCTCTACGACCTGTTCACGGCCACCGCGGTGCTGATCGTGGCTCTGCTGGTGATGGTGGCAGTGACCTGGCTGCGCACGAAGAAGGTGCCGAAGCTGCAGCTGGCCACGGCGCTGGTCGCCGCGGTGCTCGGCGGCCTGACGCTGTGGTTCCGGGATCCGAAATTCATCCTGTTCAAGCCGACGGCGATCTACGGCGCCTTCGCGCTGGCCCTGCTCGGCAGCCACGTGATCGGCGACAAGGTCCTGATGCAGCGCATCCCGCAGAAGAACCTGGTGCTGCCCGGCGCGCTGTGGCGCAAGCTCAATCTGGCCTGGGCACTGTTCTTTATGTTCTGCGCGGTGCTCAACATCTACGTGGCGATGAACTTCAGCGAAGCGGTCTGGGTGAAGGTCAAGGTGTTCGGCTTCACCGGGCTGATGTTGGTGTTCATGCTCGCCCACATTCCGTTCCTGTCCCGGTACATGGTCGATCCCGATGCCCCTGCGCGTTGA
- the ligA gene encoding NAD-dependent DNA ligase LigA, with product MSEKTSAAKRAAELRQQLEQANHRYYVLDAPEISDAEYDQLFSELQQLEAANPELKAPDSPTQRVGGAPSPMFAAVRHRQPMLSLRKAAIDLKAEGRELQHAELIDFDRRVREVLAKAAVDYIAEPKLDGLAVSLIYEHGLLVQGATRGDGETGEDITQNLRTIRSLPLRLRGEVPPLVEVRGEVFLPLAGFQKMVRDAEARGEKPPVNPRNAAAGSLRQLESVITAKRPLAFYAYGTGVSEGWTLPVRHRDVLDQLKAWGFPVSELIQPVTGAEGCLAYFEAIGEKRARLPFDIDGVVFKLDDLAGRSELGSVSREPRWAVAYKFPAEEAVTVLENVEFQIGRTGAVTPVARLRPVFVGGANVSNATLHNMDEVQRKDVRIGDTVIVRRAGDVIPEVKEVVLAQRPADARVVLLPPSCPVCGGAIAREEGEAIARCTNGLSCRAQLHGALIHFVSRKAIDIDGLGEKLLALVIDALDVRTPADIYLKLDAAKLAALERMGEKSAQNLVDAIDASRNTTFGRFLFALGIPVVGETTARDLAQHYGSLTALLAAAEADLATEHAEKKKERFPLLQSVTDVGPTVAASIAHFFAEPRNRAVIDTLVKPREEGGAGIHWPAPKAAAEGALTGKTLVITGTLPGLSREEAAALIEANGGKVTGSVSAKTDFLLAGEAAGSKLAKAEKLGVPVLDLAALRGLIG from the coding sequence GTGTCTGAGAAGACTTCGGCGGCGAAGCGTGCCGCCGAGCTTCGGCAGCAGCTTGAGCAGGCCAACCATCGCTATTACGTGCTCGATGCGCCCGAAATTTCGGACGCCGAGTACGACCAGCTGTTCAGCGAGCTGCAGCAGCTGGAAGCTGCGAACCCCGAACTGAAGGCGCCGGACTCGCCGACCCAGCGAGTCGGCGGTGCGCCGTCGCCGATGTTCGCCGCAGTTCGTCATCGCCAGCCGATGCTGAGCCTGCGTAAGGCCGCGATCGATCTGAAGGCCGAAGGTCGCGAGCTTCAGCACGCCGAGCTGATCGACTTCGATCGCCGCGTACGCGAAGTGCTGGCGAAGGCGGCGGTCGACTACATCGCCGAACCGAAACTCGACGGCCTTGCCGTGTCGCTGATCTACGAGCACGGCCTGCTGGTGCAGGGCGCGACGCGCGGCGATGGCGAGACCGGCGAGGACATCACGCAGAACCTCCGTACCATCCGCAGCCTGCCGCTGCGTCTGCGCGGCGAGGTGCCGCCGCTGGTCGAAGTGCGCGGCGAGGTTTTCCTGCCGCTGGCCGGCTTCCAGAAGATGGTTCGCGATGCCGAGGCGCGCGGCGAGAAGCCGCCGGTCAATCCGCGCAATGCCGCCGCTGGCAGCTTGCGGCAGCTCGAATCGGTGATCACAGCGAAGCGCCCGCTGGCGTTCTACGCCTACGGCACTGGCGTTTCCGAAGGCTGGACGCTGCCGGTGCGTCATCGCGATGTGCTCGACCAGCTCAAGGCCTGGGGCTTTCCGGTCTCCGAGCTGATCCAACCGGTGACCGGCGCCGAAGGCTGCCTCGCTTACTTCGAAGCAATCGGCGAGAAACGTGCGCGCCTGCCGTTCGACATCGACGGCGTTGTCTTCAAGCTCGACGATCTCGCTGGTCGCAGCGAACTCGGCAGCGTGTCGCGCGAGCCACGCTGGGCCGTGGCCTACAAATTCCCGGCCGAGGAAGCGGTGACGGTGCTCGAGAACGTCGAGTTCCAAATCGGCCGCACCGGCGCGGTGACGCCGGTCGCGCGGCTCCGGCCGGTGTTCGTCGGCGGCGCCAATGTCTCGAACGCGACGCTACACAACATGGACGAGGTGCAGCGCAAGGACGTCCGCATCGGCGACACCGTGATCGTGCGCCGCGCCGGCGACGTGATTCCCGAGGTCAAGGAAGTGGTCCTTGCGCAGCGGCCTGCCGACGCCCGCGTCGTCTTGCTGCCGCCGAGTTGCCCGGTCTGCGGCGGTGCCATCGCTCGCGAGGAAGGCGAGGCGATTGCCCGCTGCACCAACGGCTTGTCCTGCCGCGCGCAGTTGCATGGCGCGCTGATCCACTTCGTGTCGCGCAAGGCGATCGACATTGACGGCCTTGGCGAAAAGCTGCTGGCGCTGGTGATCGACGCGCTCGACGTGCGTACGCCGGCCGACATCTATCTGAAGCTCGATGCTGCGAAGCTCGCCGCACTCGAACGCATGGGCGAGAAATCGGCGCAGAACCTGGTCGATGCGATCGACGCCAGCCGCAACACCACCTTCGGCCGCTTCCTGTTCGCGCTCGGCATTCCGGTGGTCGGCGAGACCACGGCACGCGATCTGGCGCAGCACTATGGCAGCCTGACCGCGCTGCTGGCAGCGGCGGAAGCGGATCTCGCGACCGAGCACGCCGAGAAGAAGAAGGAAAGGTTTCCGTTGTTGCAGTCGGTGACCGATGTCGGCCCGACAGTCGCCGCATCGATTGCCCATTTCTTTGCCGAGCCACGCAACCGCGCGGTGATCGACACGCTAGTGAAGCCGCGTGAAGAAGGCGGCGCCGGCATTCACTGGCCAGCGCCGAAAGCTGCGGCGGAAGGTGCACTGACCGGCAAGACCCTGGTCATCACCGGTACCCTGCCGGGCCTGAGCCGTGAAGAAGCTGCCGCGCTGATCGAAGCGAATGGCGGCAAGGTCACTGGCAGCGTATCGGCGAAAACCGACTTCCTGCTGGCTGGTGAAGCGGCGGGATCGAAGCTCGCGAAAGCCGAAAAGCTCGGCGTGCCGGTGCTCGATCTGGCAGCGCTGCGCGGATTGATCGGCTAG
- a CDS encoding BolA family protein has translation MPLRVENIRKTLDAALAPSQLEIEDDSHRHAGHVGAKGGGHYRVFIVSAKFSGRSLIGRHRMVYEALADQMKGDIHALSIVAKAPEEVGS, from the coding sequence ATGCCCCTGCGCGTTGAAAACATCCGCAAGACGCTCGATGCCGCGCTGGCGCCCTCGCAGCTGGAGATCGAGGACGACAGCCATCGCCACGCGGGTCATGTCGGCGCCAAGGGCGGCGGACATTACCGGGTGTTCATCGTCTCGGCGAAGTTCTCCGGCCGCTCGCTGATCGGCCGGCACCGGATGGTCTATGAAGCGCTCGCCGACCAGATGAAGGGCGACATCCACGCGCTGTCGATCGTCGCCAAGGCGCCCGAGGAAGTCGGCAGCTAA